GACCTGATCAATATCCACTTATCAATTGTAACTTGGGCGGGCAATGTTTTCTCTGCGGCTGCGTTTCTCGTCGGTAAGTGTATTCTACAAGACGGTACTTGACAGCAAGATTGTTCCAGGGGCTACTCAGCCACATGTTCTCTCCTCTGACGTTAATAAATGTGAGTCAGTTATCCACATCTTTGGTTATTAAGCTGCGTTACGATAACACGTGTATGAGAAAATATATCAATGTTATATTCCTTGTAAGCCTCGACAATCGAAACTCATATCTGGATCCTATGGATAAAGCTACGCACTTATTTTTTGGTCTTGTCCTTCTGCATCGTGAAGTTAGAAAGACATCCAATTTAGATTGTTCTATCTTTTCAAAGAGCTTGGCAGCGCTTTTGCCTTCGCTAAACTTGGAGTACAGCATTTGACTGGAATGCATAATTGAGTAGATGTGAATATACCAAAAGCTCTGTGATGCACTTACTTTGGCGTGCTCAATGCTCCGTTCGTGTCCTGTTCAATTACTTACCCCATGTTTTTGCTGTTTTGCTGACTTGTATGTACTAAAAGTATAATACGGGTAGGCACTAGATCGGCCCCCGAATTGAGCGCGACAGCGGCCCTTCAACGCTCAGACGCGATAACATTCCCTCTTGAAAAGCAACGTCGGCATCGGTGGAGCGGCACCAAAATTAGGTAGGTAAACCGTATGACCCTTTGTGAGCACTTAGAAAGCGAAGTAGACACAGTTCTTCCAGCGACCTTGATGTGATGCCAGCGAATCAACGACTGTCGATCCTTCCACAATTACGAGCACCATCCATATGTCAATCGATGGGTAATGCGAAGAGAAGGATGCATAGTGGCGCATCAGCTTGAATGAGCAAACGTGCGACGGCAACGTCACAAAACGAGTCAAACTAGGTATCAAGCACAATTCTTCATTTTCGGACTTCGAGAAGATATGAGAAATTGGCCCTCTTTCGCGGTTTGCCGTCTTATTCCCGTCCTTATAAATTCCCACGATAATTGGTTGCTGTTGGATGGACAGTAGAACACGGATTATAGGATTGTGAACAGTTTGTACTGCCATGTATTCTATTAAAATAAATGGAGTAAAATTGTAGCATGGTACCATGTATGATAAACCTTGAATAATGGCATACATTATTCTGTACACTTTACAATCTTTTTCATTATGATACATGCCCTCCGCCGAGTTATTAGTAGAATACATGAGAAGAAATAGTTTTTTAAATATTTGTAAGAATTCTTAGAAGGACCGTGCAAAGTGAGCATACCTTATGATACAATGTTccggtttttttttttgaatatgTGCGTATGCACAAAATGAATCGGAGATCGAATTTTGATGGGAGTAATCGACGCCGGCCGCGCTTATGACTGCATTGTTCctcacatcctcctcaactACGTAAAAACACATTCACGCTAATCTGATCCATTGCGCAAGTATTCACCTGCTGTAGACGCTGCCTAGGAATTATCGGACACGGAAATACACTGGGCACTATCCCAGCGGGTTGACAAcgctctgataatagccgGTATCCGGGAGTCCGGATGTAGCATATACATTGATGGTGCACACGGAGTAATGTACTTCCTTATAACCTTTCTAGAGTACTTGTTCATCTGTTGTCTACAAAAATTAGGAAATCCCCTGGAGACGACGAGTTTGTGTAACTCGGTGGCATCTTTATATGGGCAACTCTTTGCAGGTCTTGGGGTCTTTCGTGGCCTCTTTAAGTGTATATCTGGGTTTCCAACTCTTCCGAGAACTGTATGATATCTGGACATCTCCTATAAACGTGCTTCCAGGACCACCGAATTCTAGTCTCGTATGGGGAAACATGATCGAAATTCGTGACGCTGTAGGCTTTGAATGCAACTCTAGGTTGTGTTATACTGATTATCGTGTTTGGGACAGGAAAACTCGGTCAAACACGAAGAATGGGTTAACCAGTACGGCTCGACGATCAGATACAAAGGGTTCTTTGGGGTATGCTCCCACTTTCTTCCGGCTAAACACTAATGCTTCAACATTGTGTTAGAGAAGTCGCTTTTACACCGTAGATGTCAAGGCAGTAAACCATATTTTGATGAACAACAATATATATCAGAAGCCGGAATCGGTGCGTTATAATTTGGGACGAATCCTTGGAAATGGGGTATTAGTGGTGGAGGGAGACAAACACAAACAGCAGGTGCGTAACGGTAGCGCACTTTGAAGCAGGGACTGATAAGGGCTCGCCCAAAGAGAAGAATCATGGTGCTACATATCCGTTGTTATACAACGCGAATTCATCTCATCGAGGTCATCTCTAGAACCCAGCGTTTGGTGCTGTGCAAATCAGAGAGTTGACAGAGATTTTCATTGAGAAATCTATCCAAGTAATGTGATTTACTCTCGCAATGGCATGTATATACTCACCATCTACTTCGAAAATTCCAGCTTCGCGACGCGTGGGCATCAGAAACCAATAAAGAAGGATCGAATGGCAGAATTGACGTGCTATCGTGGCTCAGCAAAATGACGCTTGATGTGATTGGGATCGCAGGTACGTCTCTCTGTTGAATTTTTCTCATGAAAACACGAACAATTTAATACTACAGGTTTCAACTACAAGTTTGATGCCCTATCAACTGATccgacaaagaaaaagaacgagTTGAACGAAGCGTTTTCAACCATCTTTCGTTCGGGCACTCGTATGTCCTTAATTCCTATCATCAGAGGACTGGTTCCCGCTTTGCGTTTTCTTGTATGTCAAATGAACCCAACCGGATTGTTAATGTTAACGTGAATGGTCTATCTAGCCGGCTGAAAACGATGCAGAAGCAAAGATTGCATCAGAAACAATGGCCCGCATCGGAAATGAATTGTTGAGAGATAGTAAGGCCGCTGTACTGGAAGAAGATAAAAATGGTAAAACTGTGAAGGCATCTTTCCAGAGACGCGACCTTCTGTCCCTTTTGCTCAAAGCCAATATGTCAACCAATCTGCCAGAAAATCAGCGAATGTCAGATGAAGACGTTCTCGCCCGTATGTCAATATCTCTTGTTCATTACTTGATAGAAGCTCATAGTTCATTCACCAGAGGTTCCAACATTTTTAGTCGCAGGCCACGAGACAACAAGGTGCGATCAGCTGGTCCCTGTGGTATTTCATGTTCCTGATAGTCAAATAAAGTACTGCGACAACCTGGGCATTGTATCACCTCACTCAAAGCCCGGAGGTTCAACGCAAACTTCGCAACGAACTTCTTAATGTCTCAACGGACAACCCAACTATGGACGAACTGAATGCTTTGCCATATCTCGATATGGTTGTCCGGGAGTCGCTGAGAGTCACCCCTCCTGTACCATCCACCATGCGTATAGCCGAACAGGACGATGTCATTCCCCTTAGTCAACCAGTCAAAGATAGACACGGGAACATACTGGACAGAATCAGGTCTTGTCCACTCATCCTCCGCCCTTCATAACACCAGACTCAATTATACTCCCAGAATAACTAAGGGCCAAACAGTCCTAATTCCCATTCTCGCTTTGAATCGCGCAAAATCCATTTGGGGTGAAGATGCGGCTGAATACAGGTAAGAGGGAATGTCATTCGACCATTTTACTTTTGTGACCCTCTTTTAGACCTGAAAGATGGCAACATATCCCTGAGGGTGCAGGAACCATTCCCGGTGTCTGGGGAAATATGATGACCTTTCTCGGTGGACCTAGGGCGTGTATTGGATACCGCTTTTCTCTAGTCGAGTAAGTATGAATGATTGGCGGCGCAATACTTTTTGGGGCTGCCACTATTTCTATGTGCTGCCTTGCTGAATTATCTTAATTTCTTTTAGGATGAAAGCTCTGTTGTTTACACTCATTAGGGCATTTGAATTTGAGTTGGCAGTAGATCCAAGCGACATCATGAAGAAGTCGACTATAGTCCAACGGCCCCTCCTGAAGTCGGATCCCGAGGGTGGAAACCAAATGCCGCTGATCCTCAGATCAGTCAAAGTGTAGAGACTGCCCCGTCAGCTTGGTATGATAGTGTAGGATATTTATGGGGGTCTATTTTGACTGATGTCTGTACTCCTAAACTTTTATCTATTTGAGTCTATACCCTCCTTTCTTCAGTGTGAGTGTCGAATTTTCAAAAATCCAACTCCTTGGCCACGCTGCTGCCAATTCCTGAACCCCCGCCTATCCCTTGAATGAGGAGAATGTCATCTATCACTCAGACCACGCCCGTAACAAATATCTACTCAAATGAGAGGCCAGATCGAAGCCGCCACTCCGAGCCATGGCTGATTGCCACTCACTTCCAACCTTGGCGACAGCCAGTCCTTCCATTTTTGGAAATCTTATTTTTGGTACCGAGACGAGAAGAGGCAAAATCATGGTTACTCCTTTCTTTAGACGACAACTGGCAATATCTTCTCTGTCATGAACCCAAATTCACCAGGTCACGACTCACTAGAATCAGACATTGAAATGATTGATGTCCGTGAGGCTACGTCGCCGCCGAAACTCCACCAGAACGGTCACATTCACCCAGATCCTGAAtgggacgacgatgacgagacTTTGCCGAATGACGATGGGAGTAGAGGACTGTTGAGCGGGAATGCTGAGAGGACGCGGTTTGAGACGAAGTCTGTGAAGAAATGGCCCCAGGTGAAGAGTATTGTCGTCGAGGTACGTGGCATACCGCTATTCATTGTCTATATCACTGAACGACGATGTTTTAGAGTGCCCCGGCACTCCTTATGACGACGGTCAGTCTGTTATTTACAGGGAAATTGTTGGATAAAGTATCAGTAAGTCGATGCTTGTTATTCCTGCTTGCACAAAAGAAATAACGCAGTGTACTACAGCACTGGCGCGCTATGCAAGAAGTCGACCAACTCATCATGATCATTCCCGTCGTATTAAACCTCAATGGCAATCTAGAGATGAATCTTTCTGCTCGCTTAGGCACTGCTGCCAACATTGGCGAACTAGACGACCCCACAGTCAGGCGGTCCATGATAATGGGTAGTTTGGCTCTTCTTCAAGTGCAAACTGTCTCGGTTTCATTCATTGCGGCTTGCATTGCCCTTGTTCTGGGTCGTTTCGTTCCACATAACGGGCCTGAAAATGCGCCATCTTTGTCCAACAATTCCACGACCACCGTGGTCCGCGATCTGGCAACGTTTTCATTGGAGCACGTAGTTCGAGACGTGGAAGTTGGCCGAAAATCCGGAATCCCAACGTATGTGTTTTATTAGCGTTATGTTGTTCCTAACTGTGAACTCATTCATTGCCTGCAGATTGATTATGGTGGCGGCGACTACGATGGCTGCAGCGGCACTTTCGGGGGTTATTCTCGGTTCATTTATGTGTACCCTCATCGTACTGTGCCGAAAGTTTGACCGGGACCCAGACAATATAGCACCCGCCGTGGCATCCTGCTTGGGAGATTTGGTTACCCTCGTTCTTGTGGGATTTGTTTCCACTCTGCTTATACCCTTCATCCGCACTCCAATACCCTTCATCGTCGCATGTCTTGTCCTCGGCATTGCCATCAGCTGCTTTATTTACGTCCTGAAAAATGAGCGTGTGCGCCCGCTGTTAAAAGAAGGGTGGTCCCCTTTATTTGGCGCTATGGCTATTAGCAGCGGCACTGGTATCGTGTTGGACATGTTCGTCAGCCGGTACGAAGGTTTCGCCGTTCTAGCCATTGTGATATCAGGACTTCCAGGGGCTGCAGGTTCAATCTTAGTTTCGAGACTGTCGACAGCTCTTCACGCAGCAAAATTGGCATTAAACAATGCTCTTCCATCATACTCCACACCCCATAAACATCCAGAACCTAGTCCCCTTCTCACTATGGTCACCCTACTCCTCATCACGCTACCCGTAGAAGTCGTATTCCTATCCGTTTTAGATGGCCTAGGTTGGCTTAACCTTCCGATATTGTTTGTTATGTTCTCAATCCTATTTTTTGGATGTGCCGTAAGTTTTTTTTACCGTTTTATTGTCAAAGATCATTTCTAAAATTCAATGTCCATAGGTCTTTGCATCGCTAATTATTGCTCGCCTCCTCACCAATTTTCTTTGGTCAATTAACCGAGACCCCGACATGTACGCGTTACCCATACACTCGGCGCTAATGGATCTTATAGGGCAATTGCTCCTTGTCCTTTGCTTTGAGATCGTTCAAAGGCTAGGAGGAAAAGTTCACGCACGGAGCTAACAACTCCTTCATTGTCCCAAGCTTGTATCTGCATCTGTTTTAGATATCACTACATGCATCTTACCTACATCTTTCTTGCTAACCATAATCTGTACTATAGCCCCCTGTAATGATGTCCGTACCCTGCATCCCTTTTACGACGAACATGCACACATCTACTTTGGCCGTTTGCCCATGCTCTCACATGCCAGGAATTTTTACTCTGTATTTATTACATATCCTTATTCGTCGTATTCTTCCTGTTTTGCTAAACTACGCTTGAAACATGCCGGATTTCATTGGAATTGCTGTTTTTCTTTCGGAAGGCCATAATTTTTGCGGTATCAGCACTTTTCTTGACTCGTGAAGATGTAGTCTA
This Psilocybe cubensis strain MGC-MH-2018 chromosome 3, whole genome shotgun sequence DNA region includes the following protein-coding sequences:
- a CDS encoding Cytochrome P450 monooxygenase 205; protein product: MIEIRDAENSVKHEEWVNQYGSTIRYKGFFGRSRFYTVDVKAVNHILMNNNIYQKPESVRYNLGRILGNGVLVVEGDKHKQQNPAFGAVQIRELTEIFIEKSIQLRDAWASETNKEGSNGRIDVLSWLSKMTLDVIGIAGFNYKFDALSTDPTKKKNELNEAFSTIFRSGTRMSLIPIIRGLVPALRFLPAENDAEAKIASETMARIGNELLRDSKAAVLEEDKNGKTVKASFQRRDLLSLLLKANMSTNLPENQRMSDEDVLAQVPTFLVAGHETTSTATTWALYHLTQSPEVQRKLRNELLNVSTDNPTMDELNALPYLDMVVRESLRVTPPVPSTMRIAEQDDVIPLSQPVKDRHGNILDRIRITKGQTVLIPILALNRAKSIWGEDAAEYRPERWQHIPEGAGTIPGVWGNMMTFLGGPRACIGYRFSLVEMKALLFTLIRAFEFELAVDPSDIMKKSTIVQRPLLKSDPEGGNQMPLILRSVKV
- a CDS encoding Solute carrier family 41 member 1, whose product is MNPNSPGHDSLESDIEMIDVREATSPPKLHQNGHIHPDPEWDDDDETLPNDDGSRGLLSGNAERTRFETKSVKKWPQVKSIVVESAPALLMTTVSLLFTGKLLDKVSHWRAMQEVDQLIMIIPVVLNLNGNLEMNLSARLGTAANIGELDDPTVRRSMIMGSLALLQVQTVSVSFIAACIALVLGRFVPHNGPENAPSLSNNSTTTVVRDLATFSLEHVVRDVEVGRKSGIPTLIMVAATTMAAAALSGVILGSFMCTLIVLCRKFDRDPDNIAPAVASCLGDLVTLVLVGFVSTLLIPFIRTPIPFIVACLVLGIAISCFIYVLKNERVRPLLKEGWSPLFGAMAISSGTGIVLDMFVSRYEGFAVLAIVISGLPGAAGSILVSRLSTALHAAKLALNNALPSYSTPHKHPEPSPLLTMVTLLLITLPVEVVFLSVLDGLGWLNLPILSLHR